In the genome of Trypanosoma brucei gambiense DAL972 chromosome 4, complete sequence, the window ACCGTCAGATACTCGCTTACTAATCACGTAGACGTTCCGCATCACCTCGTCAGTGAGATGAGCGTTACGCATGATATTACCCTTGCCAGGGGTAATTTTAATGTCAGATGCAACATACCACCAGTACATGGCAAAACTGAAACCAAACGCACTAGCTAAGAAAATGATAGCAGTAGCTGTCGTGACACTCATCACTTTAATACCGCTTGTGATGGATACCGCGTCACCGGGTGCAGTCGGTGAATCCACCTTGCCTCTTCCCCCCAGCTCCTGTTGGTAAGTTGTGGCATTTTCGATTGGTTTGGGTGCTGTCTGCTCTTCAACCGTTGTGGCAACAGCAAGACTGCATAAACATGCCGTCACTACGGCTGCTTTTAGAAGCAGCGGTGACATTTTAATCATCGCACACCtccttttctcacttttcttGTCTCTTTGATATTACCTttaaatccttttttttaaaggtcaGCTACGCCCACCCGCGTGATAATTTGGAAGTCTGACGAGACCAAATACGAAATAAGAATAGTCGTAAACAATAAATAGAGGAGCAAATGAATTAGAAGCAGTGAAAAAATCCCCTTTGTTCCTTCCCTACACTTCTCTTGCTGATGAACGAACCAAGACTGAGGTTACTCCACTGATATGTGAGACAAAATTAGgcacgtaaaaaaaaaaaatatacccGGTGATACCATAACGTTAAAGATTTAACGGCATAATTGAGAAAAATAGCAACCCACGAAAGAAGGGCAGAAAAAGATGTAGTAAATGGAatgcaaaatgaaaaagaagtgccAGAAGGAAGGAGATGAGCTCCAACATGAGCATAACTGCCGCAACGGTTACTGaattaaaggggaaaaggcaaaATCGTTATCAATACAGGTAACTTTACATTGAGAGAAGTGCCTTTAAGTACGTGTTGCGGAGGCCACTGGTCAAAACACCAAGTACAACACAACAACGTTATTTCATGTCGTGTACTCTCGGTAAATGGGCAGCACCCGCAACTACCAGTAATTCGGTGTCATGTCTCTGTTCCATTCCTTCTAACccttgtgaaaaaaaaagtaaacaaacaaattgaCTCCTCacccattttttcttttggatgGTCACTAATGAAACTTTTTTGAGCAGataaagcaaataaacaaaagagacATAGCGGCAACAACTCCGCAGCATATCCCCCAAAGTATATTATAAACTAACGATCAAGCGAAAAAATACAAGAACAGAGATACAAGACAAATATTTGAAAGTTATTAAAAGATGATGTAAAGCAATATCATAATGCATTATATTCAAATGATGGCGAAACATCAACCATACATGTGTACTCATGTATGAAccaacacaagaaataagTTCAACGTAACCCAATGATTGTTTCATTCGGTGCAACCACGGACATGGAGGCAAAAAAGGCAACCATTgttaaaaagggggaaaacgaaaaagaagaaaacaagtaTGTAACTACGCAAAGGATGTTGTTCAAATATTGTAGAGGTTGAAGAAATAGACGCACATGATGAAAAACGTTCCAAgtaaagagggagggggacaACAAGCAGACATAAGTACACAGtgatgtgtttatgtgtcgATTTCCGTGTTGGAGTAATTGCGCCCCCTGGGATGCACCACGCAATACGTCACCACGCGCTACCTGAAtgatgtatatatatatatatatatatatatatatatatatatatatatacgtatatacataGATATTCCCAGAGACTTCTCTGCGATTATAGTTTTGCAGTAGCGGCCTCGTGATCATTTGCTGTAGAGAAATACGACATAGAGCTTTTCGATATCCCgattccccttccctcaaGGGAGATTGGTTGTGGGACGGTTCGTTCTCACCGCTTCTACCCGGATATTCATGCCGTTTCTGTGCGTCATTGTGATTCTGCCTATTTACGTCCTCCATTTTAAGACTGTTCAGTTATGTAATCTGTACCATCTATCAACCACTTGCTACTCACTGCTGCCGCCTCTGTTCTCAACCTGTGCAGGACTTCAGTGATCCTCCGCACTCAATACCGATGCTTGCTCACCCGTTGATGCAGCCGGATCCCACTTGTCGTGTGTGGTGTGTTCgtcgttatttcctttcattatGCCAATTTACTCATATGAGTCCGCATTATCGGCATCCAAATCAGGGAACTCAGTTTCATCTTGAGATAAGGCAGCTGTCCTGTTGGACAGATAGGAGCGGTCTCTCCTTCCATGAAACTTATTACCCACTATGGGTAGCGTAACCTCTAGGTGGTGCGCATCTCTCTCCTTAACCGAACACTTTCCCCCATCATTCGTCTCAAGAAACTAGGAGCCTTGAAAGGCTCTCACGTATGCCAGGGCTGAGAAAACGTCAGGTACGGCCTCCATCTACTGAATGACTGAAACCGTTGAGGCAGAAGCAGCCTCTGCTCCAAAGCGGTGCGACGCGATGTTTCTGCTGACATACCTGAACCGAGCGCTTCGACGGGCATATTTTTGATAGTGGTGTTACAATTTCCTTCCTGCAGCGTGAAATCTGTTTCCACACTTCTATATCTCCGTATAACCAACGGCAAGGGACCCATTCACACCAGTGGAGGCGTGTACTTCCCCACAGTcagaaatggaaagggttTCCGTGCTTTTCCAATCTGCAGGCGACCCGGCGCAGCACATTTTGCACCAGAGATATTTCCCGACACCCCCTCATGTGCTGCAACTCATTTATTGGGGGTTGTGTATGAAGAAAAGCAGCCACTAATTCCTTCACATTATTTTCTAAGGAATGGGGAGGCAGTTTCTTCAGGGAAACCACCCATGATACATCGAGAGCCTCTTGCCCAGCACTTTGTTGCTTCACTTCAGCGGTCTCCTCATGCAAGATAACGTTTGCTTGCGTGTTGCCGCCTTTTTAGCTCAGCATGACCCTGTTGAGTAATTggtaacattttttttttcctttctatcTCACAGTTTCCTCTCGTCTTGCACGGTAAAGCTTTtcaccccctttccccctgttTTCCACTCCTGTTGTGGTGCGTATAACTGACATAGTACAATATCCGTGTAGCCTCTGCAGGGAAACGTCAATTTGGGACGTTCACATCCCGgtcttatttatttgtaaagACATGTACAGAATTTTAATTTCCTTCTGTTATGTGCTTGTATATCTCCTTTGCcttccttcgttttgttttttacttaaaaaattaaaagataCTACCGTAAAATCCTTTCACTCTCTTGAAGATGTTTCTGACGCTTAACAGATGTGGTTTAACGGACTCACCCGACCATGAGGTCTGCTCTCGCCTTCATCGTACGATTTTTATacattatatatacatatatacatacatatatgtattttttgaGGGGGGTTATCAGATGACGCAAgtacacaaaaagaaagaatgaagaaaaaagttagACATAAAAAGTAATCAAAACATCATAGATACATGTACATACACATTAATATAATGgaaaacatacatatacatcaAGAAGTTGTGCTTTGacaacgtaaaaaaaaaaaatattgcaGCGCCGACAGAACGCTGATATGACAGCCTAAGGCACTGAAGCGTAAACTCCATAAGTTCGTGTGTATATTAAGAGACCTCATGAAAGTCGATTGTCACCAGCCggggcatatatatatatattttttttttgtttatatggGGAAGGACTAAATGAATAAGTTAGGGACGAAGGGAATATTAGTTGCATTAACTCgccacagaaaaaaaaagtggccCCCGACCAACATCCCTTCACTATACCACATgaatctcttctttttattttttccagGACAGGATTGAGCCGGTTGAAAGGGCGTGTGAAGACGTCATTCACGATATGCCGCGCCTCCCAGGCGGTAGAAAAGAAATCGCGAGAAGCGGTTGCCGAAATAAAATaatcaaaaatgcaagaaaGCGAAGTGACGTAACAAACTCCAATTGAGGGAGGCACATACACGTGCGCGCACACCGCAATACCAACGTAAAAACACATGTAGGAACGGGAATAAAAGTGCTCTAAAACCCTGTTCAGTAATGTCTCGTAAAAGTGTGGAACATCAAACGAGAGTTCATGTGCTTTGCGCTTACCCGCGGATAATTGAGCAGATGCATGATAGGATCTCAAAAAGGCACATAgttgtagaaaaaaaaaagaataaaatcaGTTCCGAAGTTAATGAAAAAGTCTACGCATGTATATGTTGAAAACGTCAACAAATGCATGACCACAACGTTCCTGTGGCCAACTATATGGCATGATGGAGCAAGCGTGGCTATACAAGCACACCCTCCTCATAGCAAACAATAGTAATACCAACAATAGGGGGGGGGCGGtaccttttttaaaaagaggagCAAAAGACAGAGGAGATGCAAGAACAGAATGgcgccttttcttctctttgctCAGCCCTTCGATCCACCGTTCTCCACGTGCGCCCCCTCCCTCTAAGGGTTTCCCCTTTACACTGCCAGACGATCCACCCGACACAAAATGTAGATATGCGAAAATGAACGAACAAATACATATGCGCAGTAAACAAGGAAAGGGCCGCATGATGGCTGCACCCACTCATTTACATA includes:
- a CDS encoding T. brucei spp.-specific protein; the protein is MEDVNRQNHNDAQKRHEYPGRSGENEPSHNQSPLREGESGYRKALCRISLQQMITRPLLQNYNRREVSGNIYVYTYIYIYIYIYIYIYIYIIQVARGDVLRGASQGAQLLQHGNRHINTSLCTYVCLLSPSLFTWNVFHHVRLFLQPLQYLNNILCVVTYLFSSFSFSPFLTMVAFFASMSVVAPNETIIGLR